Proteins found in one Mycoplasmopsis citelli genomic segment:
- the nusG gene encoding transcription termination/antitermination protein NusG — MQKFNWYMISTITGKEDLVVEALKNRIIAEEVAQHFDSSATEDGAFKIFKKPTLTAKELAKKLNGEVYKIKWVNMYPGYIFIKMDMTDKAWYVIRNTQYVTGLVGSSGKGAKPTPVTQREIKKSLVKEKEALQRFETDKNYFAFKEGDVVVFEDTAYKGTEGTIKSISSDSNIAEVIVETFGKNVIVETNIENLRPYNNEN; from the coding sequence ATGCAAAAATTTAATTGATATATGATTTCAACTATTACCGGAAAAGAAGATTTAGTTGTTGAAGCACTTAAAAACAGAATTATCGCAGAAGAAGTGGCTCAGCATTTTGATTCTAGCGCTACTGAAGATGGAGCTTTTAAAATTTTTAAAAAACCAACTTTAACAGCTAAAGAACTAGCTAAAAAATTAAACGGTGAAGTTTATAAAATTAAGTGAGTAAACATGTACCCAGGTTATATTTTTATTAAAATGGACATGACCGATAAGGCTTGATATGTGATTCGGAACACTCAATATGTTACTGGACTTGTTGGTTCTTCGGGTAAAGGAGCAAAACCAACTCCGGTAACTCAACGAGAAATCAAAAAATCGCTAGTAAAAGAAAAAGAAGCTTTACAGCGCTTTGAAACTGATAAAAATTACTTTGCATTTAAAGAAGGCGATGTAGTAGTATTTGAAGATACCGCATATAAAGGAACCGAAGGAACTATTAAAAGTATTAGTTCAGATTCAAATATTGCCGAAGTAATTGTAGAGACCTTTGGTAAAAATGTTATTGTAGAAACTAATATCGAAAATCTTCGTCCATATAATAACGAAAATTAA
- the rpmG gene encoding 50S ribosomal protein L33, whose translation MKSKISIACEKCRKKNYVTTKSSGNDQRVILKKFCPQCNEHTMHKEEV comes from the coding sequence ATGAAAAGTAAAATATCAATTGCCTGTGAAAAGTGTCGTAAAAAGAATTACGTCACTACTAAAAGTAGCGGAAATGATCAACGAGTAATTTTAAAAAAATTTTGTCCACAGTGTAACGAACATACAATGCATAAAGAAGAGGTATAA
- the secE gene encoding preprotein translocase subunit SecE — MNNLFDVEEKEIKPVKPKRYWMRKIIKEIKRVKWPSNKNNVYSFIKILIFTLVIGAFVFIVSFAFTQIWTANHLT, encoded by the coding sequence ATGAATAATCTTTTTGATGTTGAAGAAAAAGAAATCAAACCAGTAAAGCCAAAAAGATATTGAATGAGAAAAATCATTAAAGAAATTAAAAGGGTAAAATGGCCATCAAATAAAAATAATGTTTATTCGTTTATTAAAATATTGATTTTTACTTTAGTTATTGGTGCATTTGTATTTATTGTTTCATTTGCTTTTACTCAAATATGAACCGCAAATCATTTAACCTAA